The genomic DNA GAGTTAAACGTGTAGGTGATGCGTCTCTAGGTAATTTTTTAAGACCTTCATAGTCACCTTTTGCTTTTAATTCTCTTCTAATTTCAGCATATTTAGCGACCATTTCTTCTCTTTTTTTCTCTTTAGCTATTTTAGACTTCTTAGCCATTTATATGAACAACTCCTTTGAATCGTAATTATTACGTTTTACATCATAGCACATTCTTTTCCCTATTCGCAAGCCTTTAAAATATAAAAAAGTAAAAAAGAGTTGGCAAAAATGGAGTGACATGCTAAAATATTAAATCGTAATAGTTTCAATTTGAAAAGGAGGTCCTACCCATGCGCGTAAACGTTACTTTAGCATGTACTGAATGTGGTGATCGTAACTATATCACAACTAAAAACAAACGAACTAATCCTGAGCGTATTGAAATGATGAAATACTGCCCAAGATTAAACAAACATACTTTACACAGAGAAACTAAATAATCGTAGTGCTTATATCATAACACTACGATTATAAAGTATAAAAGAAAATGAATCTATCATTTCTTTAACTTAAATCACAAGTGTCATTGCCTTGTCATATTTTCGAGGCAATTAGACATTCATTGAGGATTTTTATATTTAAACGATTTGATTATTAATTTTGAGTTGAATTATTTATGTCCTAGGCTCTTTTAACAGTAGAGCAGGATACCTATCTTTTATTTAAAATAC from Staphylococcus schleiferi includes the following:
- the rpsN gene encoding 30S ribosomal protein S14, with protein sequence MAKKSKIAKEKKREEMVAKYAEIRRELKAKGDYEGLKKLPRDASPTRLTRRCKVTGRPRGVMRKFEMSRIAFREHAHKGQIPGVKKSSW
- the rpmG gene encoding 50S ribosomal protein L33, whose amino-acid sequence is MRVNVTLACTECGDRNYITTKNKRTNPERIEMMKYCPRLNKHTLHRETK